The Longibacter salinarum genome includes the window GCAATGTATTAGTGGGGTTTGGGGTGTGGGGTTTGGGGTGTGGGGTTTGGGGTGTGGGAAAGGGGGAGCGGGAGTGTGGGTGTGCTTTCGGGCTCAGATTGTGGCCCTTGCGGAGAGCGGCCGCTCCATTGCCGACCTCGCCCGTGAGTTTGAACCCTCGCGCTGGACGATCAACCACTGGGTCAAGCAGGCCCGGGTGGACGCGGAGGGGCCAACGCCAAGCGGCCCCATGACCACCGATGAACGAGCGGAGCTCCGGCGCCTGCGCCGCGAGAACCAGACGCTCAAGACAGAGCGAGAGATCCTGGCAAAGGCCACGGCGTTATGGCGATGACGCATCGCCTGTCGCGAGGGAGACCCGGCACGTGCCGGATCGGTCTTCCGATTCATAGCCGCGCACTAGCCCACGTTTCCTGTGGCGACGATGTGCCGCGTGCTCGGCCTCAGCCGAAGCGGCTTCTACGCGCGGCGCCATCGGTCGACTTCGAGACACGCTCGAACAGATGCCACCCTTACCACGCGGATCCCTAGTCGAAACCGGCATCTGAGCTGCGCTAGGCGGTGACGTCTGAAGCCATACCTGGCAGACAATCCCGGTTCAGTCTAACGATCAATCTGCCTGCCGCAGATGCCTGTCGTACACGGTGGAGGCCGAAGCCAGACGTGGGCTTCTCAGCACTGCATGGACGCAGGCATCGACGTATGGCTATTGCCAGAACGGTGCTCCGCGTGAACGACGGAGACAGCCTCAAGAAGCGCAGGGCGCCCCTCACCCATTCTCCCAACTCCTTTCCCCCTCTCTCCCATTCCCCCTCTCTCCCATTCACCCTTTCCCCCATTCACCCTCTCCCCCTCTCACACTTCCCTCATCCCTCACACCTCACATCTCAAACCCCACCCCCCACAAACCTACCAGTTTGAGGTTGCGGCGCTGAAGACGTCATCGGCGATTTGCTCCAGAGCGTCACGGGCTGCCGCCTCCTCGCCGTCCACGCCCTGGGTCACCGGATCGTAGTTGGAGGAGGCGCTGAACTCGCGCTCGATCATCGCTTCCGGCGGCTGCTTCGTCTGATCCATGTACTGCACCGACACGCGAATTCGGACCTGGTTGGCGTTGGCGCGGTCGTCGTCGCCAACCGTCGTCGGCTCGCTGCTATATCCAGTGATGGTCGCACTCAAGAGCGCATCAGCATCCGCCTCGTTGTTCGTCAAGCGCAGGCGCGTGCGATTCACGAAGCGATCGGTAAAGAACCGGGTCAGCTCACGATCCAGCGTCGTCACCGGACTGATGCTGTTGTCCTGCACCAGCGGCACGGCGATCGTATTGAGGTTCGACGGGATGCTGCCGGCCTGAAAGCCGTAAAAGCTGCACCCGGACATCCAGAGAACGGAAGTTAGAAGGACCGCCAACAGAAACGTCGGTCGGCGGTAATTGAACACGCGAGACACAGGTACGATTCGGGGACTCATGGGGGAATTCAGGGCGACCGGTCATGTGAACGCCCGGCTCAAACGAAGGTACGGATCCGAGTAAGGAAACGCAGGCGGAGGATCATTTCGCATACCACACTTCGCATTTCGAATTCCGCATTTCGACCTTCGCACTTCGACCTTCGCACTTCGACCTTCGCACTTCGACCTTCGCACTTCGACCTTCGCACTTCGACCTTCGCACTTCGACCTTCGCACTTCGACCTTCGCACTTCGACTATAGTATTTCCCTGCACATTTCGCACTTCCAACTTAGCACTTCGAACTTAGCACTTCGAACTCATCTAGAGGTCTTCGTCGATGTCCTTCAGCTTGCGGTAGAGCGTTCGCTCACTGATTCCGAGAGCACGTGAGGTCTTGCGCCGATTGCCGTCGAAGCGCT containing:
- a CDS encoding transposase, with translation MQCISGVWGVGFGVWGLGCGKGGAGVWVCFRAQIVALAESGRSIADLAREFEPSRWTINHWVKQARVDAEGPTPSGPMTTDERAELRRLRRENQTLKTEREILAKATALWR
- a CDS encoding LptE family protein, which gives rise to MSGCSFYGFQAGSIPSNLNTIAVPLVQDNSISPVTTLDRELTRFFTDRFVNRTRLRLTNNEADADALLSATITGYSSEPTTVGDDDRANANQVRIRVSVQYMDQTKQPPEAMIEREFSASSNYDPVTQGVDGEEAAARDALEQIADDVFSAATSNW